TGGACTACAGCCCTGTTTACCATAAGTATTGCCATTGTATATTTCTTTGCCCAAAAGGATCGAATACTTCCAATTAAAATTAGCAGTGGAGCTGGTATAGCCCTCTCAATTGCTTCAGTCTGCATTCACTTTGGCTACCTGCGTCAATTATTTGAGATGGGCAACTCATGGGACTCTTCTATGATTTATATGATGCTGCTCTCAGGGCTTTACCTAGTACAACTTTCTTTGGTAGTACCTGCGAGTATTTTCTTATGCAGTGAAACATTTAAGTATAGAGTACATTCCAAAAGTCTAACCTTCAGTAGAAACTTGGTCATCTTTTCTCTCTATAAAACTGCCCTCTGGATTTATATCTTATTCTTCACTTTTTCGTTGAGTTAATAGGTATTCCAACAGTAGGCTTTTTCATTAATTGCCCATCAATCTGGTTTATCAATTATTAACATCTTTTCATACCCCTTATCACGTATAAGGATATAGATAATACACAAAAGGAATATCTTTGCGACATGAAATAATATCATTTTGAGAATACGAATTTTGATTTTATCAATAAAAAATTGAAGTTTTTGCAAAAATCACAATAAATTACTTTACAAAATGAATCATTTTAAGTAATATTAGATTGTTATCTTCTAATTTACAATTCTAGGTAAAGACCAATAGGCATAAAGCCCTATTGTTTATATAAAAACATTGAGACTTTGATATAATAAAGTCTTCTAAAGATGCTTCTTATTTTATACGATGGAAGTTTAAATAATTGAATTGGTTGAAAAAGAGGTGGGTATTGCCCACCTTTTTTTATTGATAAAATTATTACATTCACTTCATAATGCACTTAGACATTACAACACACTTACTTTATACCACTTGATTTTAGTATATATGACAATGAAAAACGTACACTCCGTTTTTATAGTAGATGACGACCCTACCAACAATATGATCTGCAAAAAAATGATTGAAAAGTCAGGGTTTTCAGAAAATGTCACCTGCTATACAGATGCAAATGAAGCCTTGAAGCAACTTCAATCATTGGACAACTCAAATGATTTCCCTCAGGTGATCTTTTTGGATATAAACATGCCTCCAACAAGTGGGTGGGAATTTCTTACTCAATACCAAAAACTCTCCATTTCAAAGCCTTTAAAAATTTTCATGCTCTCTTCAGGGATTTCTGATGAGCATATTAAAAAGGCCAAAGAAATCAATATCGTAACGGACGTCATTGACAAACCTCTGTCCGAAGAAAAGCTGCGAACTACTGTCAGTAAGTATATTTAAATAGTTGCCAAAGATTTATTACTTATTTTGCCACTGAGAACCTTTTGTACTTAAGGTTGTTTTTTAGTTGTGTTGTTACTTTTTATAAAGGCAATGAGAAAGTATTGGTTACTGACACTTTTCTTTTTTTCAATTTCCTTAACCCATGCGCAAGAGCACTTCTTAGATGGGGTTGACTCTACCTATATAGTATTGGGTAGGATTGCCAACAGGCACTTATCAGCAGCTGACTCCCTTCTCCAAAACAACTATTATGATTCTGCCCTAACTCATTTTGATACAGCATTGGTACATTATGAAGAAATTTATGGTCAGGGCAACCCTCAAAATTCAAAAGTGTATCAAGGTGTGGCTAGGATGCTAATTGATGCTGGATACTCCACCAAGGGAGTTGATTACTACCTGAAAGGTCTTACCTTACTTGAAGCACAACCATCTCCTGATTTCTCATTGATTGGACATTTTAATGCACTTATTGCAAAGGTTTATCAGCATCATGAACTTCCAGATATTGCTATGGATT
This portion of the Limibacter armeniacum genome encodes:
- a CDS encoding response regulator, yielding MKNVHSVFIVDDDPTNNMICKKMIEKSGFSENVTCYTDANEALKQLQSLDNSNDFPQVIFLDINMPPTSGWEFLTQYQKLSISKPLKIFMLSSGISDEHIKKAKEINIVTDVIDKPLSEEKLRTTVSKYI